In Alphaproteobacteria bacterium, the genomic window TCGTCATTTGAAAACCTCGTCCAATCGGTATCGCAGTTCCTCGTCAGCACGGAGCGATCTCTGAACGATCGCAATCTCGAGGCGATCTCCAACAAGCTTGATGACATCAGGTCGACGACGGGGGCCATGGCGGCAAACGATAAGCAAATCCGGGCCGCGATTGACGATGCCGCCGCGACCGTTCACGGGCTCAGGGACATGTCCGTCTCCCTCGACACCCTGATCACGAACGCGAATACCGACGTTGGCCCAATGGTGGATTCGGTGGCAGGACAGGCCGACCGCGCGAATGGCCAGATTGATCAGGTCGCTGACGACTTGCATCGCATGTCGCAGTCGATCACGCGGGTATCGGATGAACTGGAGGCCGCAATTTCGGGGGACCGCCCCGAGTTCAAGGATCTGACCAATCGGGACCTCCCTGAAGCGAGCCAGTTCATACTCGAAGGGCGCAGGATGATTGAAGAAGTGACGCGCGTTGTTGACAAGTTCGACGCCGAAGGTGGGCGCTA contains:
- a CDS encoding MlaD family protein, with product MELKANYLIVAGFVATLTVGIFFFVIWLTGGATSVAYTEYRAYFTGSVTGLEVGSIVRYRGMRVGSVTGLNIDPNNSSQIEVAMHIETGTPIKQDTEASVSANLVTGLAVVELSGGLEESPLLKPLPGFPVAIIRSHHSSFENLVQSVSQFLVSTERSLNDRNLEAISNKLDDIRSTTGAMAANDKQIRAAIDDAAATVHGLRDMSVSLDTLITNANTDVGPMVDSVAGQADRANGQIDQVADDLHRMSQSITRVSDELEAAISGDRPEFKDLTNRDLPEASQFILEGRRMIEEVTRVVDKFDAEGGRYLFGSDQQGVPER